A stretch of the Acanthochromis polyacanthus isolate Apoly-LR-REF ecotype Palm Island chromosome 22, KAUST_Apoly_ChrSc, whole genome shotgun sequence genome encodes the following:
- the LOC127531940 gene encoding uncharacterized protein LOC127531940 isoform X4 produces MCHWRLVCVQNSQESGNMACTSESALNYVSRARRHLVRELQNLSVILENLYQKGVLSDEEVSKIQTERDDFDRTRKILDKVIKKGEAACYELLRIIDVTRKRTLERPAPVPEKNTGASTGTQKFDLHHWISCFSFKEETQMDVDYLQGPRPCHRYQKKLKFKAQKLSEEFWNASKKLFEDKRRPDLSYTSLVLDTQKSPSPSKIKKWKRRKSKMSRPKKLRTYIPEDKPEISPTDLLKTQEDILLVGKPGIGKTAVVCEMLRLWAEKDNKELDYMFYFDMREMSQTTPAMTLEDLLFNRFSEPDVGVDEVLQDIKSNSDNVIIIFDGITDLSLSVVQRLVEKDLLPDAKIIITCRPDDEEDFFSEDCLRVEVKGFSEQTIKSYLSATLCDAQKVLSSLELLTLCHVPMYALMVAACSSSEHSPQPCTVTEIYIDIARYCLQINSKKTKNKELNTFIKTKREEILSLAGIAFHATQGKTVSLTEVPCKDSCVLSFLKPLFIKVSRTETETRHAFLHYTLQEFFAAVWFLKSPDKIRNVFQQSLTEEMKHMKHLIPFMCRLLNKKSPSWMKCLIPVEELNKTSDWFFKELITTLVPDVVDTEDSGLDVDTLFLCQCLYESQSPEACIYLLEKLDYRLDLCGESLDPYPCCAVAYVVSQSKERKIWLNLDDVTISEKGMRQLFGCLQNVKWCDLLPQQLWKIFLLSEEQMDFGSLLGLVENQLHLPVEGKKQLFERAVEVMKRMTTKVNICLYWDRETPVCQSLCESLIEALPYISSLSFRMTNRSPGLVNQEQFHGTLERQQSRLLLDLCLKAALHDEQSFPNVVNVLLSLFPHQTDLSNVYLDLYQHVRSEGFLRVLPSLQSVFQSAPAVWSINLSERKTSILLEVLKLQSEKKPVELTGWSHEESEVRSFLQCLPYISQLRVERLPLDETTRMFVNLFCAAAEREQQTGEKILELLSSVCRYERFPSYYMDWKISE; encoded by the exons GTCATTGGCGTTTGGTCTGTGTGCAGAACTCACAGGAGTCAGGAAACATGGCTTGTACATCAGAGTCCGCCTTAAATTATGTCAGTAGAGCCAGAAGGCACCTTGTCAGAGAACTACAGAATCTCTCTGTGATTCTGGAGAACTTGTATCAGAAAGGAGTTCTCAGTGATGAGGAGGTCAGCAAAATACAGACAGAGCGTGATGACTTCGATAGAACCAGAAAAATCCTGGACAAGGTCATAAAAAAGGGGGAAGCAGCCTGCTATGAGTTACTCAGAATTATTGACGTGACGAGGAAGAGGACTTTAGAAAGGCCGGCTCCTGTCCCTGAGAAAAACACTGGAGCTTCCACTGGAACCCAGAAGTTTGACCTTCACCACTGGatcagctgcttttctttcaaggaAGAAACACAAATGGATGTGGACTACCTGCAAG gccCAAGACCGTGCCACAGATATCAGAAAAAGTTGAagtttaaagcacaaaaattaTCTGAAGAGTTTTGGAATGCAAGTAAAAAACTGTTTGAAGACAAAAGGAGGCCTGATCTGTCATACACCTCACTTGTATTGGATACACAGAAAAGCCCATCTCCATCTAAAatcaagaaatggaagagaaggaaaagtAAGATGAGTCGACCTAAGAAACTGAGGACATACATCCCTGAGGACAAACCAGAAATTTCCCCCACTGACCTTCTGAAAACACAGGAAGACATCCTCTTGGTCGGGAAGCCTGGAATTGGAAAAACAGCAGTCGTTTGTGAAATGTTGAGACTGTGGGCAGAAAAGGACAACAAGGAGTTAGATTACATGTTCTACTTTGACATGAGGGAAATGTCCCAAACCACACCAGCTATGACCCTGGAGGATCTTCTTTTTAATAGGTTCAGTGAACCAGATGTAGGCGTGGATGAGGTTTTACAGGACATAAAGAGTAACTCTGATAATGTTATCATCATTTTTGATGGCATCACAGATCTGTCTCTATCAGTGGTGCAGAGGCTTGTAGAGAAAGACCTACTACCTGATGCAAAGATCATCATAACCTGCAGACCAGATGATGAGGAAGACTTCTTCTCTGAGGACTGTCTCAGAGTGGAGGTGAAAGGATTTAGTGAGCAGACCATAAAGTCCTACTTATCTGCAACACTCTGCGATGCACAGAAGGTTTTGAGCAGCTTGGAGTTGCTGACTCTTTGCCATGTACCAATGTATGCTCTGATGGTGGCTGCCTGCTCTTCATCAGAACACTCTCCACAGCCATGCACTGTAACAGAAATCTACATTGACATTGCTCGTTACTGCCTTCAGATaaacagcaagaaaacaaagaacaaagagcTAAACACCTTCATCAAAACCAAGAGAGAAGAAATACTGTCTTTGGCTGGAATAGCTTTTCATGCAACTCAGGGGAAAACTGTGAGCCTGACTGAAGTGCCCTGTAAAGACAGCTGTGTCCTTTCCTTCCTGAAACCACTTTTTATCAAAGTCAGCCGAACTGAAACAGAAACTAGACACGCATTCCTCCATTACACACTGCAGGAGTTCTTTGCAGCCGTGTGGTTCTTAAAGAGTCCTGATAAAATCAGGAATGTTTTTCAGCAGAGCCTCACTGAGGAGATGAAACACATGAAACATTTGATCCCTTTCATGTGTCGACTGTTGAACAAGAAGAGCCCAAGTTGGATGAAGTGTCTGATTCCAGTTGAGGAGCTCAACAAAACATCtgactggttcttcaaggagcTCATAACCACATTAGTCCCAGATGTGGTTGACACTGAAGACAGTGGGCTTGATGTCGACACGTTGTTCTTATGCCAGTGCTTGTATGAGTCCCAGAGTCCAGAGGCATGCATCTACCTTCTAGAGAAACTGGACTACCGTCTTGACCTCTGTGGAGAGAGTCTTGATCCTTACCCCTGCTGTGCTGTGGCCTATGTGGTCAGTCAGTCTAAGGAACGGAAAATATGGTTGAACCTTGATGATGTCACGATATCAGAGAAAGGAATGAGACAACTGTTTGGATGCCTTCAAAATGTCAAATG GTGCGACCTTTTGCCACAGCAGCTGTGGAAGATTTTCCTTCTCAGTGAAGAACAGATGGACTTTGGAAGCTTACTTGGCCTTGTTGAAAATCAGCTGCACCTTCCAGTGGAGGGtaaaaaacagctgtttgaaAGAGCTGTGGAAGTCATGAAGAGGATGACAACAAAGGTCAATATCTGCCTCTACTGGGACAGAGAAACTCCTGTCTGCCAGAGTCTCTGTGAGTCCCTAATAGAGGCTTTGCCATACATCAGCTCACTCAG CTTTAGGATGACCAACAGAAGTCCAGGTTTGGTGAACCAGGAGCAATTCCATGGGACACTGGAGAGACAACAAAGTAGACTGTTACTGGATTTATGCCTGAAGGCAGCACTTCACGATGAGCAAAGCTTCCCAAATGTAGTGAATGTGCTCCTCTCATTGTTCCCTCATCAAACTGACTTAAGTAACGTCTATCTCGATTTGTACCAACATGTTAGGAGTGAAGGGTTTTTGAgagtccttccatcattacagtcagtttttcAGTCAGCTCCTGCAGTCTGGTCCAtaaacctctcagagagaaagacctccatcctcctggaagtgctgaaactccaatcagagaagaaaccagtggaactgacaggctggtcacatgaagagagtgaagtgaggagtttcctgcagtgtctgccttatatctcacagctcag